The following are encoded together in the Labeo rohita strain BAU-BD-2019 chromosome 17, IGBB_LRoh.1.0, whole genome shotgun sequence genome:
- the lpin1a gene encoding phosphatidate phosphatase LPIN1 isoform X2, with product MNYVGQLAGQVFVQVKELYRGLNPATLSGCIDVIVVRQPDGTLQCSPFHVRFGKMGVLRSREKVVDIEINGEPVSLHMKLGENGEAFFVKETESDEEMVPSHLATSPIISEGSALMQAHVGKGTSCLSESGNGTSIQTLGPMQAPSDSSIMKKRRKRRRKSQVDSMKREDNGDFSEDEDMFPIEMSSDDDIEATGSRAMSHELFAEKVKGTSSTYKQSEGNWTGIQSKGLEKTCSLPIPTNSGLSISCPQQTTMFQSTFSSPNGSLPSTPKSDSELLASQRSEGKPDNPEMLWTWGELPHAAKPSFLSEPMVVNPRSIPPSESTHFRTITGDGMVESHGSDVFAPDLRVEETTSATAVDVEAISAATNLMTDLEEGRNSPGAHAISKTDSPSKKKDKRSRHLGSDGVYLDDITELEPEVAALYFPKSDGATSVRGGADSRSANQSPQSVGSSGMDSGVDSFSDQLGDLPHIAISLCGGLTENREITREEFEERAISYQEFADNPSIIDDPNLVVKIGTKYYNWTTAAPIVLAMQVFQKPLPKAAVENIMKEKMPKKGGRWWFSWRGRNNSSKSESASDQIECGEDSIRTASVNRLKDESSSSEDDSGGAKQNPESDEPEVLHCYRKTLRLSSEQLASLHLKDGPNDVVFSVTTQYQGTCRCEGTIYLWNWDDKIVISDIDGTITRSDTLGHILPTLGKDWTHQGIARLYHRVSQNGYKFMYCSARAIGMADMTRGYLHWVNERGTMLPMGPVLLSPSSLFSAFHREVIEKKPEKFKIECLTDIKNLFHPNTEPFYAAFGNRATDVYSYKEVGVPLNRIFTVNPKGELIQEHAKTNISSYGRLCEVVDHVFPPLIRGNSTDFPCSDTFSQFTFWREQLPEVEKQDQHAESS from the exons GTTGACATTGAGATAAATGGGGAGCCGGTCAGTTTACACATGAAACTAGGTGAAAATGGAGAGGCATTCTTTGTCAAAGAAACAGAAAGTGATGAG GAGATGGTGCCATCCCACTTGGCTACATCACCCATAATTTCAGAGGGCTCTGCCCTAATGCAGGCCCATGTTGGAAAAGGCACATCCTGTCTGTCTGAGTCTGGAAACGGAACCTCCATTCAAACCCTGGGCCCCATGCAGGCCCCTAGTGACAGTTCAATCATGAAGAAGagaaggaagaggaggagaaaatCGCAAGTAGACAGCATGAAACGAGAGGACAACGGAGACTTTTCAGAAGACGAAGACATGTTTCCCATTGAGATGAGTTCTGATGATGATATAGAGGCTACAGGAAGCAG AGCCATGTCACATGAGCTATTTGCTGAGAAGGTGAAAGGAACTAGCAGCACATACAAACAGTCTGAAGGGAACTGGACTGGCATTCAAAG CAAAGGGTTGGAAAAGACCTGCTCTTTACCCATTCCCACCAATTCAGGATTATCCATTTCCTGCCCTCAACAAACAACCATGTTTCAGTCCACATTCAG CAGTCCAAATGGCTCCTTGCCATCCACACCCAAGAGTGACTCCGAATTGCTGGCCAGTCAGAGGAGCGAAGGGAAACCAGACAACCCTGAGATGCTTTGGACATGGGGAGAGCTGCCTCATGCTGCCAAG CCGTCATTCTTGTCAGAGCCCATGGTGGTGAACCCAAGATCAATCCCACCGTCTGAAAGCACACACTTCAGAACCATCACTGGAGATGGGATGGTGGAGTCTCATGGCAGTGACGTGTTTGCGCCTGATCTCAGGGTTGAAGAGACAACATCTGCCACTGCTGTAGATGTGGAGGCCATCAGTGCAGCCACCAATCTTATGACAGATCTAGAGGAGGGGCGAAACAGTCCTGGAGCTCATGCCATTAGCAAGACAGACTCTCCATCCAAGAAAAAAG ACAAAAGGAGCCGGCATCTCGGATCAGATGGAGTATATCTGGATGACATCACAGAGTTGGAGCCTGAGGTGGCAGCCTTGTACTTTCCAAAAAg TGATGGAGCAACTTCGGTGAGGGGTGGGGCAGATTCGAGAAGTGCCAATCAATCCCCTCAGTCAGTGGGCAGCAGTGGAATGGACAGTGGGGTTGACAGCTTTTCTGACCAGTTAGGAGACTTGCCTCACATAGCCATTTCTCTATGTGGAGGACTGACAGAAAACAGAGAGATCACTAGAG AGGAATTCGAGGAACGAGCAATATCTTATCAGGAGTTCGCAGATAATCCGTCTATCATTGATGATCCCAACCTGGTTGTAAAGATTGGCACTAA GTATTATAACTGGACCACAGCCGCTCCTATCGTACTAGCCATGCAGGTTTTCCAGAAGCCCTTGCCAAAG GCCGCAGTGGAGAACATCATGAAGGAGAAGATGCCCAAGAAAGGAGGACGCTGGTGGTTTTCATGGCGGGGCAGAAACAACAGCTCCAAATCG GAATCAGCATCTGACCAGATTGAATGTGGAGAGGATTCTATAAGAACAGCATCTGTAAACAG ATTAAAGGATGAATCATCATCCAGTGAAGATGACAGTGGAGGTGCTAAACAGAATCCTGAAAGTGATGAGCCTGAAGTTCTCCACTGCTACAGGAAGACTCTACGTTTGTCTTCAGAACAGCTA GCCAGCCTGCACTTAAAAGACGGCCCCAATGATGTGGTCTTCAGCGTCACCACCCAGTATCAGGGCACCTGCCGCTGTGAGGGCACCATTTATCTGTGGAATTGGGATGACAAGATAGTGATTTCTGATATCGATGGCACCATCACAAG GTCTGACACCCTAGGACACATTTTACCAACTCTGGGTAAAGACTGGACCCATCAGGGCATTGCCCGACTTTACCACAGAGTCAGCCA GAATGGCTACAAGTTTATGTACTGTTCAGCTCGGGCGATTGGCATGGCTGATATGACCCGGGGTTACCTGCATTGGGTTAATGAACGAGGCACCATGCTACCCATGGGACCTGTGCTGCTTAGTCCCAGTAGTCTGTTCTCTGCATTTCACAG GGAGGTCATTGAGAAGAAGCCCGAAAAGTTTAAAATCGAATGTCTGACCGACATTAAAAACCTGTTCCATCCAAACACAGAACCCTTCTATGCTGCTTTTGGAAACAGAGCAACA GatgtttattcatataaagAGGTTGGAGTGCCTTTGAACAGAATATTTACTGTGAATCCTAAAGGAGAGCTCATCCAAGAACATGCAAAGACCAACATATCGTC ttaTGGACGTCTGTGTGAGGTTGTGGATCATGTATTCCCTCCTCTGATCAGAGGGAACAGCACTGACTTCCCCTGTTCAGACACCTTCAGCCAGTTCACCTTTTGGAGAGAGCAGTTACCAGAGGTAGAGAAGCAGGATCAACATGCTGAGAGCAGCTGA
- the lpin1a gene encoding phosphatidate phosphatase LPIN1 isoform X1, with protein sequence MIAEDQVEEYNERFSPNETSWTWSQTMNYVGQLAGQVFVQVKELYRGLNPATLSGCIDVIVVRQPDGTLQCSPFHVRFGKMGVLRSREKVVDIEINGEPVSLHMKLGENGEAFFVKETESDEEMVPSHLATSPIISEGSALMQAHVGKGTSCLSESGNGTSIQTLGPMQAPSDSSIMKKRRKRRRKSQVDSMKREDNGDFSEDEDMFPIEMSSDDDIEATGSRAMSHELFAEKVKGTSSTYKQSEGNWTGIQSKGLEKTCSLPIPTNSGLSISCPQQTTMFQSTFSSPNGSLPSTPKSDSELLASQRSEGKPDNPEMLWTWGELPHAAKPSFLSEPMVVNPRSIPPSESTHFRTITGDGMVESHGSDVFAPDLRVEETTSATAVDVEAISAATNLMTDLEEGRNSPGAHAISKTDSPSKKKDKRSRHLGSDGVYLDDITELEPEVAALYFPKSDGATSVRGGADSRSANQSPQSVGSSGMDSGVDSFSDQLGDLPHIAISLCGGLTENREITREEFEERAISYQEFADNPSIIDDPNLVVKIGTKYYNWTTAAPIVLAMQVFQKPLPKAAVENIMKEKMPKKGGRWWFSWRGRNNSSKSESASDQIECGEDSIRTASVNRLKDESSSSEDDSGGAKQNPESDEPEVLHCYRKTLRLSSEQLASLHLKDGPNDVVFSVTTQYQGTCRCEGTIYLWNWDDKIVISDIDGTITRSDTLGHILPTLGKDWTHQGIARLYHRVSQNGYKFMYCSARAIGMADMTRGYLHWVNERGTMLPMGPVLLSPSSLFSAFHREVIEKKPEKFKIECLTDIKNLFHPNTEPFYAAFGNRATDVYSYKEVGVPLNRIFTVNPKGELIQEHAKTNISSYGRLCEVVDHVFPPLIRGNSTDFPCSDTFSQFTFWREQLPEVEKQDQHAESS encoded by the exons GTTGACATTGAGATAAATGGGGAGCCGGTCAGTTTACACATGAAACTAGGTGAAAATGGAGAGGCATTCTTTGTCAAAGAAACAGAAAGTGATGAG GAGATGGTGCCATCCCACTTGGCTACATCACCCATAATTTCAGAGGGCTCTGCCCTAATGCAGGCCCATGTTGGAAAAGGCACATCCTGTCTGTCTGAGTCTGGAAACGGAACCTCCATTCAAACCCTGGGCCCCATGCAGGCCCCTAGTGACAGTTCAATCATGAAGAAGagaaggaagaggaggagaaaatCGCAAGTAGACAGCATGAAACGAGAGGACAACGGAGACTTTTCAGAAGACGAAGACATGTTTCCCATTGAGATGAGTTCTGATGATGATATAGAGGCTACAGGAAGCAG AGCCATGTCACATGAGCTATTTGCTGAGAAGGTGAAAGGAACTAGCAGCACATACAAACAGTCTGAAGGGAACTGGACTGGCATTCAAAG CAAAGGGTTGGAAAAGACCTGCTCTTTACCCATTCCCACCAATTCAGGATTATCCATTTCCTGCCCTCAACAAACAACCATGTTTCAGTCCACATTCAG CAGTCCAAATGGCTCCTTGCCATCCACACCCAAGAGTGACTCCGAATTGCTGGCCAGTCAGAGGAGCGAAGGGAAACCAGACAACCCTGAGATGCTTTGGACATGGGGAGAGCTGCCTCATGCTGCCAAG CCGTCATTCTTGTCAGAGCCCATGGTGGTGAACCCAAGATCAATCCCACCGTCTGAAAGCACACACTTCAGAACCATCACTGGAGATGGGATGGTGGAGTCTCATGGCAGTGACGTGTTTGCGCCTGATCTCAGGGTTGAAGAGACAACATCTGCCACTGCTGTAGATGTGGAGGCCATCAGTGCAGCCACCAATCTTATGACAGATCTAGAGGAGGGGCGAAACAGTCCTGGAGCTCATGCCATTAGCAAGACAGACTCTCCATCCAAGAAAAAAG ACAAAAGGAGCCGGCATCTCGGATCAGATGGAGTATATCTGGATGACATCACAGAGTTGGAGCCTGAGGTGGCAGCCTTGTACTTTCCAAAAAg TGATGGAGCAACTTCGGTGAGGGGTGGGGCAGATTCGAGAAGTGCCAATCAATCCCCTCAGTCAGTGGGCAGCAGTGGAATGGACAGTGGGGTTGACAGCTTTTCTGACCAGTTAGGAGACTTGCCTCACATAGCCATTTCTCTATGTGGAGGACTGACAGAAAACAGAGAGATCACTAGAG AGGAATTCGAGGAACGAGCAATATCTTATCAGGAGTTCGCAGATAATCCGTCTATCATTGATGATCCCAACCTGGTTGTAAAGATTGGCACTAA GTATTATAACTGGACCACAGCCGCTCCTATCGTACTAGCCATGCAGGTTTTCCAGAAGCCCTTGCCAAAG GCCGCAGTGGAGAACATCATGAAGGAGAAGATGCCCAAGAAAGGAGGACGCTGGTGGTTTTCATGGCGGGGCAGAAACAACAGCTCCAAATCG GAATCAGCATCTGACCAGATTGAATGTGGAGAGGATTCTATAAGAACAGCATCTGTAAACAG ATTAAAGGATGAATCATCATCCAGTGAAGATGACAGTGGAGGTGCTAAACAGAATCCTGAAAGTGATGAGCCTGAAGTTCTCCACTGCTACAGGAAGACTCTACGTTTGTCTTCAGAACAGCTA GCCAGCCTGCACTTAAAAGACGGCCCCAATGATGTGGTCTTCAGCGTCACCACCCAGTATCAGGGCACCTGCCGCTGTGAGGGCACCATTTATCTGTGGAATTGGGATGACAAGATAGTGATTTCTGATATCGATGGCACCATCACAAG GTCTGACACCCTAGGACACATTTTACCAACTCTGGGTAAAGACTGGACCCATCAGGGCATTGCCCGACTTTACCACAGAGTCAGCCA GAATGGCTACAAGTTTATGTACTGTTCAGCTCGGGCGATTGGCATGGCTGATATGACCCGGGGTTACCTGCATTGGGTTAATGAACGAGGCACCATGCTACCCATGGGACCTGTGCTGCTTAGTCCCAGTAGTCTGTTCTCTGCATTTCACAG GGAGGTCATTGAGAAGAAGCCCGAAAAGTTTAAAATCGAATGTCTGACCGACATTAAAAACCTGTTCCATCCAAACACAGAACCCTTCTATGCTGCTTTTGGAAACAGAGCAACA GatgtttattcatataaagAGGTTGGAGTGCCTTTGAACAGAATATTTACTGTGAATCCTAAAGGAGAGCTCATCCAAGAACATGCAAAGACCAACATATCGTC ttaTGGACGTCTGTGTGAGGTTGTGGATCATGTATTCCCTCCTCTGATCAGAGGGAACAGCACTGACTTCCCCTGTTCAGACACCTTCAGCCAGTTCACCTTTTGGAGAGAGCAGTTACCAGAGGTAGAGAAGCAGGATCAACATGCTGAGAGCAGCTGA